One region of Oryza sativa Japonica Group chromosome 5, ASM3414082v1 genomic DNA includes:
- the LOC4338649 gene encoding uncharacterized protein, which yields MYAGGEKRTNGGLDGEGAGAGGEGRGALRRRRQPPTSGSAASSSYPSTSGSAGSSSSGRRVEEEEQGGGGGGRKQGRRRKAVARAIRERLPAAVACWGNGAVVEGIGGRSGRRSRRERPGDDGGGEDNAGAAARAPAAAWCCVCPDEECRLEANPSANGKEDPGLRALLENNDFFSDDCNPHAAAAFPEPGDRSN from the coding sequence gaggggaAGGAAGAGGGGCGCTTCGCCGGCGGAGGCAGCCGCCCACCTCCGGCTCGGCCGCGTCGTCCTCCTACCCGTCCACCTCCGGCTCGGCCGGGTCGTCTTCATCCGGCAggagggtggaggaggaggagcaagggggcggcggcggcggaaggaaacaggggaggcggaggaaggcggTCGCGAGGGCGATCCGGGAGAGGCTGCCCGCGGCGGTGGCCTGCTGGGGCAACGGCGCGGTGGTTGAGGGGATCGGGGGcaggagcgggaggaggagccggagggAGAGACCGGGcgatgacggtggcggcgaggacaacgcgggcgccgccgcgagggctcccgcggcggcgtggtgctGCGTGTGCCCCGACGAAGAGTGCCGGCTGGAGGCGAACCCGAGCGCCAACGGCAAGGAGGACCCGGGCCTCCGCGCCCTCCTCGAGAACAACGACTTCTTCTCCGACGACTGCaacccgcacgccgccgccgccttccccgaGCCCGGCGACCGCTCCAATTAG